In Ptiloglossa arizonensis isolate GNS036 chromosome 6, iyPtiAriz1_principal, whole genome shotgun sequence, the DNA window TGTTAGtatgaaaaacaaacatattgcTATTGTAATGGATGCCCTTGTACAAATGCTTCAAGAAGATGATTGTGTTTTGCAAGCATTACATTTACCAGATTCTCGATTAAAGTCTGATCTCTACAATCTTATTAATGCTCTTGGTAGTAATACATGTCTTCATACTATAGATATTAGTGGTAATCAGATTGGAGATCCCGGTGCAAGATTATTAGCAAAAGCCCTACAAATTAACAACCATTTGAGGACCATTAtttatgataaaaataatattactcttCAAGGTTATGCAGACATTGTTCATGCATTAGAaaagtgtgtttattttttatatttataatgtatATTAATGATTTTTTTCTAATGTATAACATTCTATCACAGAAATTGTAGTGTGAGACATATGCCATTTCCAATTTATGATCTACAACCTTGTATGAAAACTTCTGCTGAGAAAACAGAACAGTTAGCCAAAAAAATACAAGATttgttacaaagaaatgttacaCCTTGCAAATATAGTCATGGACAGGCCTTTAGACTGCAACAAGGTTTTTTATTAAGCTCtacacaacaaatggttgataggCTTGTTGTACAAACTCAAGACACTATTAAAGCTATTGCCGCAGAAAGCTGTGATGCTAACAATGATATTAATTATGCAACTGGACTTATACAAGATGCAGATAATTCAAAGCAGGTATAAGTAAATGAATATGAACAAACTCAGGATGTAActttatgaaaattatattttcagctTCTACCGAGATTGCATGAAGTTCTTCAACGGCGAGATGAAAATAATCcaatcgaattaaaattacatGATATGGCAAATGAACTTCATAAAGTTGTAACTGTATATTTAcaggtatacgttttacatatttTGTATACATAATTGGTACTATTTCTTAaaacataataataaatttaaaatgtttTCACTTGAATATAGGACTCATTAGATGCCATGGTAAAATGTGCAAATGAGCAGTGTCCTACTATACTTTCACAAACAGTAGTTAGGGGTGATGAAAGCGAATCAATTGCTGTTGAAGATGATCTACGTAACAGTtgcaaagaaaaaaatcaaatcAGTAGTGAATTCATACACACTACTATTACAGAACAAGCTGGAGCAGACATAGTTAATAGAGTCAAGTATGGATCAAAATTACTTAcaaagaataaaattgtttttaaaataaattattattttaatatttttttaaacaattactaTTGAGTTTTactatttaaaattacaaatattattattcactaAAGAAATCTACTTATTtgcattatttatatatttttatattaataattttaattctgtTTGTAGTGAATTAAATTTAGCTGTTGCTGCACATGTATCTGACAGAATAACAGATGAAGTAATTGAATCATTATCAAGGAGTTATAAGAATTTGGTGTGTATAATGTGTAGTAAAATACccttttaaattatataaaagtTTTCTAATTTGTATACCAATATTCTTAGATTGGTGACTGCGATAGTAAAACAAGAAGTAGCACACCAGATGTACTACGGCCTAGTGCTGGTTCAATGAGCAGTGGAAGTGTTATAGGTGTTACAAGTACAGTAGGTGTATCTACAACATTACCCATTGGGAGAACTAGCCTTGCTTCAGAAGAAGACTGTCCACCAGAAACTTATTCACTAGTAAATTCTATTGGTCAGTGTTCTAGTGATCAGTCTCCAATGgtaagtaaatataattttgttatgTAAAAATTTGAGCCTTATGTTAGAATAATAGTTACTACAGTAACTATGATATCATGTTTTCATGTCTATCTAGAAATTGGATTACTTAAATCTTGTAagtacaattaaataaatatagtcACACTTAAGAACAaagtttatttattgttttagTTTTTCATAACTTCATAATATATTGCATATATTGCATAtgttgtatatattatatgtataataacACATGTTTATAATATAGTaactaaatatatattatttttgtacttAGGCCACCCCACATTTGTCAAATAAACGTAAAAATTTACATGGAAGAAAATTACGACCTAAATCTGTAGTTGATTCTGTTGAAGGACTTTCTGCTGATGACATTCCTGATCTATTACCATCACTGCCAAAAAGTCAAGCGGaaggttaatattttttaatatacggATTTGATACATTTATAACATTTTAATTAATGAAGGAGTTTTTTAGCTATTTCAGAAACGGAGCATTCTTTAACGGAATCATTAGATTCTGTTTCTGAATTACCTAATACTGTGGGTCAACAATTACAACATTTAGTAAAATCTAGACCTCGCAGAACAAAGACCAGAGCACCTACAAGACCAATGTTGAGACCTGATCAACCAGTGGATGGTTTAGCTCTTGGAGAAGGCCTTGATGTATTTTTTCGACCAACTACGCCAACAACTCCTCTTATATCTCCAACAAGTGATGATAGGtattgcatttaaaaatataacttgTAATTTTTGAGTATAAATTATGTACattaattcatatttttttttttattaaactgCAGCTCCTTACATACTTTTCCAATTGATGGTAGCTCAAATTTATCTCTTACAAGTCACAAAAGTATTCCACCAGACACGGATAAGAAACCTGGTTGCAATTCCCCAATGTTAAAAACACTTCTTGAACCTACACCACGATCACGATCCAGtgataatttggaaaaattttctcctctcATCGGTAGGAGATCTCAAGGTGATTCACCATTAACTGCATCTCCATTAGCTCGACGGAATACAACTGATAATGCTCAAACTCATGAAAGAATTGTTGCAAAATCTGGTAGTAATAAAGATACAAGTAGTAATAGTATTGTCAGTACTTCTGCTGACACTTCTAAACGTAGCACATTACCAATTACTGGATCTGGTACAAATTTACGTAGTTTGCGGGATTCAGATGAAAATGTTAAAATGTTACAACTAACAACTGCTGCAAATTCTTTAGATAGGGATGTATCTCTTGCAACGTCTGTTCCTAAAGATTACGAAAGCAGAAAAAGTTTAACGAAAAAATCTACAATGGAAGTGGATAAATCTGCAAGTCAGCCTCTGCCTTCTCTTAAACTGAGGTCGACAGGTTTTGATCTTCGAAGTCCaacaaataataatagtagtacaaAGAATAATTCGGAAGCATCAAAATCTCCAGTATTAAAACCTTTAACCAAAGGAAATAGTTCTACTAATGATGGAAAAAGTAATGGTGTTCTTTCAAAAACTAAACTAACTCCACCTGCAACAGCTCCAAAACCAAGACCTTGGAGTATGGCCACTGATAGAAAATCTGGTAAGTTTAGAAGATTTAAAAACAgtaattttactatttattGAAAAGTTTTTGATTGCATATAAGCAACATTATTAAGTGTATAAGGATTGGCTGTATCTGtggatttgaaataaaaagatgCACAAATAGAAAATTCTATGATCAATAATGAATAAGGAATTGTTTATATATTACGTTTCAATGTATACCTGATTATTGCAGCTTCAATATACAACatttaatttaatgttataggtgaatttaatttattaagcgATGGTTCTAGTCCAAATACTTCAGCAGGGAATACACCTGATTCTGGTGATGCTCTCGATGAATCAACAGATAGTGGTGTGAGTGGTCCGGCTTCATTACCACCAACGTTATCAACGAGTAGTACTGCTAGTTCTTTAAGCAATACAAGTGTAGAAAAAAGATCAGTCAGAGAATTAGCAGCTAgtttaaacaagagtaaaacagaaaggaaagaaaatggtaagaaaaaaatatctttatctTTTTGCATGCTAAATGTATATAGTAACCTGGTACACACTAATAGATTCACGCATCACTTTCAATAAAGTATAATTCCTTTTTACTTTCAAGTACATTGCAAGTTCGCATGTTGAATCCGTAAATTAAGAAGCCTTGCTGTACATATTATTTTAGAACATACCGCACCTGCAGCATGGAGGTCGGTGCTTCAACGTTCTATCAATCAACCAGATGCCAAGGTATTTTATGCAATGttcctttttgtttttctttcttttttgtttttaataaattaataaagtcGAAAAGATTGCAACATATAAAATTCTGTACCAGGGACAATTTATAAAagcttaaaaaattttttttgcgcTTGAAATCTATTAACATAAGTTCATCATTTTGTTTGTTCATGTAATCTTCCTATTGTTAACATAATacagaaagaaatttttgaaagattaATAATTCATGAAATGTCATCTATCGGTTTAAAACATAATCATTATATGTTATTCCTTACATTTTCAGGTAACGAAAGTGCTGAGAACGGTTGAAGAGAATCATACAAGTTATAAATTTCGACGTACTTCATTTTTACGTGATTCAAATTTTAACTATAATAATGATGTAGTTGACGTTTGACCGAGACTTAAAACAGTAGTAATTTGAAAGTCAATGTTAACGATTGGTTACTAATCAAGACAAttgttattacaatattttatactgggcacaaaaatatataaagcgATACGTTTGTACTTGTGCCATATGAAATCAAGTATGGGGCAAGTGCTAACGATATTAGAGACAGGGTATTGAGTGTCTCTATAGAAAATACTAATCTATCATTAAGGTGGCATTAAAAATCTTATTATACTTTTTCATAAAGCTGTACTTCTAATGCAGCTTGTCATAATTTAGTAGTAAGTATTTGTATTTAATGTActaaaattgtttattatttttattacattaagTTACAAACTCACACTTCCAGAGAGAATTTTATGCTTCTACATTCCTTCAGATTTTTAAAGAAAGGTCTGATTGATGTTTGCGATGATATTATTTCAACGATAAATCGCGTTATGTTTGttttaacatttaaatatttatatattgatTGTCTGTACATTTAATGTAGTAGATTGTCTAAAATAGACCATAAAttacataattattttaaatatatgaccGCTGTTCTGTTAAATAAAAAGATCAGCATAACTTATACGTATTACAATAaaaaaagttttattaaaattatttaattgaacTTGGAATGTCttccgaaattaattttttttaagtttgtaATACCTATTCTGATGTATTCTCTAAAAAACCATTTGCAAGAGACCTGTGATTATAAAAAATGCAAACATTTATTTAAGCCATATTAATTAttgtacgtaattctttatactttatttcttacaatttttattaaagtatgttgtattttttaaaaatgatttctggaataataaaatttaccatTGGAattgaaaaatgcacaaaccaaaCTCTAAGAATCATTAAATTTATACAGTGTGCCATAAAATGTTATTACatgaattaataaatatctttgtTTTCCATACAATAGGAACAAatcttaataaaattttatagggCAAGTATAACAATGTCACTGATCTATATGAACACATTTAGTGAtaaaatgcatacaatttttacaatacaCGCACGATAGTGTTAATGTTGAACCAGAAAACTTTCAAATGAGATAATTAGGAAGAAGCTGTTATTGGCTATTATTATATTCAGAAATTTTTTTGCAACATTTGTAAGttatatttactattttataCCTTGTTAAAGATAtatgataattgaaaataatttattaaggtTTTTCTGATATGTGTGTCCTCCTTTAAAGGAAGCAACTTTTTTACCAACAGTTTTTTTGTATCATGTAAGAATGTATTTCTGAATATAAATGTAACACAATCCAACTTATATAAGCATATTGAAAACTAGTTTTTTGATAGCAAAGAACCtatgtacatatacatgtataaaaGTTACATATAGCTAAATTAGTGACGATTACAATTACAGTTCTTAGAGCTAAATAAGTATTTAAacatcgatttaattttcaatttgtacttATAACCATAAAGAACAGAGTATACATATGTCCATTTACATACAGGTATTTAGAAACATGTGTTCGATAACGACATTATATATCAAagcgaacattttttttcttaatataaTTCAAGAATgtagagaaaaatataattgctGTACTAATCTACTAGATCTGAGTTATGTCTAACACGTTAATCTTTATATCTAAACTCATGAATGTCACATACATTGAACATAAGATCTAGTGATTAACTGTTCAAATACATCTTTCCTTACACAACTAATCATACTAAACCAATAAATCAACGTAAATTAAAGTGATAAAGGTTACATTAAACCATATGCTCTATTGAatcaatttaagaaattttcataTAATGCAAATGAATCAGTATCACAGAAACTAGTTAATCATGAAGTTACTTAATGATGGTATGATTAGAATAATGgttacaaatatataatttaattattccaaTGGTAAAATAGTACTTGTAAACATGTATGGACTTGTACATTGACATAAGTGCATACAGTTTAATGATCTGCATACATGTTATGTTGCAGGTGATTTTTTGAAGTATAGAGATGCAAGCATGaagttatatatgtataatgtaaaaaacaaaatttatcctATTGTGCCAAAAATGTAATCGTTTTGTATATTCATAAAAATTCATTATATTTCCATCTAAggcatttatataaattttgggTTACATAACAATGAACATATATGCAGAGATATAGTGAACTTAAAAATAAAGTTCtcttatattatacatatatattacaatattattattttatgtaatACTTCAATACTAATTATGACTCTGTACACTAAAAAGGATCACCTGTAATAGACAATATTttagtatgtacatatattgaaTGTGTCTGCAGTATGTATGTACTAATGAGTGtatgatataatatttatatatattctttcttCAATACATTCCTGTATTTAcacttatatatacatatgttgtACAATTAGGCATATCTCAAAATCTGCTATTAATTTTGCTATGTGTATATCACTATCTGCATAGTATGTTACTTAATATGAAAGAACACAAACTGGTATCAGTATTTGTAGCAGATTTTAATATATGGCTTTTTCACTATGCAATATAATTCACTAGTAAATAAAGACTCCTATTACATATATGATACTGATAATTCTTTCTAATATGTATATTGACAACCTTAcatgtttaaataatttttatagttcaattttgaaaaaaataattatgtactataatttattttattctacattttattttattaatgttttaaCAAGTTTCATATATTAAGAGTTGCAAATAATATAAACAACTAATTTTATTGttatgtaatttttttaagATGAAAATACACTTAAGGAAAACGAGACTTGTGTACTTACTGTATATATTGATGATATTACTTTTTGTTATAATATGTAATGAACAACCATATACAATATATTAATGgctatgaaaaattgaaaagaaaaattcaaagaaattcaTTAATGATACATAATATAGactatatacaaaaatataataaaattaatattttcaggaatatatttttaactataATAAATCTTTTTATAGAAAAAGTCTTTTAAACATTCGAAATAAAAGGATATTcaaatacgtatacgtaatgttcactaagtaaatataatatagtGCTATAAAACATTTCAAGCTTTAACGATTTAGTGCGCGTgcgtgaaaaattgtatggaaTCTGGCACATTTCTATAATTCAAGAGTTGGAAACAGGGTTGGGAAGTATGTAGTGAAAAATTAGGTAGAAGAGAATAAGGTGTGCATGTATCTTTTACCTAGGCAATGCTAATGAATTTTGTTGTACAATTCATGTTGTTAAGTTGAGGAGGCGTAGAAATGTCGCGTTCAAAATCTGAAAAGATCGGAAACGGTGGTAAATGtgaattaagcgtttggacacgTGCGATAACAGCGAACTCCGAATGGCCGGATAAAGTAAACATAACCCcactttaattaaatttctattaattttcatggttttatttgtaaataagttattttgttattattacagGAAGAATTCCTTGACGTTATATATTGGGCTAGACAAGCAATTGGAATTATAGTTGGTATAGGATGGGGTCTTATACCTTTAAAAGGTTTTATAGCTCTATTACTGTAAGTTTCAATTGCGATATCTCTAAGTGGATATATATTGACCAGTATATAATTCTAGAATTGTAATTACACATTTTAAACttatataaatttaatcataccagaaagttatattttatattttagattTGTATTAGTTAATGCAGGCATTACATACCTATACTTTAGCAACtttcaacaaattgacgaaGAGGAATTTGGTGGTGTTTGGGAATTAACTAAGGAAGGTTTCATGACTTCGTTTGCTGGTTTTTTGGTAACTTAaattgttttaatattattagaTTTTAACATTGAGTTTATTGTagattttacaataaaattattgtttatAGGTAACTTGGATCATTATATATACAGGACTACATTTTGACTGATCATTTTTATCATATTCCATTAGCGAGGactgataaaaaataaatgtatatgaTAATTTTCAGAGATCAAGTGTTTACATGTACATGAAAGTtatattataaacatttttgtggAAAACAATCAATTTTCATATAGATTATTTGCGCTTCAAATTTTCAGTTCATTTAATAAACACGAGATGTAATATTCATTTTGTGAAATGCTTACCTGCATAATTTGTTACATGTAGTTAAATATTGTTATACAAGAAATATTTATCCACTTAAAAGTTATTTATCTGTGCAGAACCTTATGTACTATATTTTAAAGATCAATTATTTGTCACTAAGAATAATTAGTTTTAATGTTATGGAGTACTTTAATGTCCTATATATACATCATTGCATTGGTAAAAAGTGAGTTGTTTTGagtaaatactgtaaaatactgcTCTAACAAGTGACATATCATATATGCCAAATcagattaatataaataaacatttaaaataaCCAAATTGTTCAATATTTGGTCAGGTTTAACATTTTgcttacaattattaaaatgtttCTGCGTAATATTTTTCCCTATTTAATTAATGAGATATTTAATGAGGAATGGTTATTAACTCTAACTGATGTCTTGAGAGATACACTACAgttatatagaaaataaaatttatgtatttctgTAAATTTATGTATATTCCATTTCAGTAATATGTGTTTATTTAATTGTTtatctaaataataaataatactattaaACATTGTACATTAAATGATTAACAGTTTTTTTAAAATTGCTACATATATAGGATAATTAGTATTTAAACGGAAATAacccaaaaagaagaaaaagtaatttatatTGGGTGTTAAAATAGTTAATAATGAATAACATAACACCGCTCAAGTTTTACACAGAAGATTTATTTACGTATATTTACATGTATaagttattaaaaatatgttaataaAACGTGTTTAATACAttcataaaaatattgaaatcatCCGATCATTAACCGTTTTCGCCCTCGTGCATGTACTTCCTTGTATTTAGAAACAACTTCTTTGCATTgatttttatttgtataatacTTCTGATAAGtgttaaatatttctgaaaacaGTAAAGGTATTTCCGAATGTGCGCTGAGTAATGATCGTTCGAGAACGTATAAGTCGACTGCTTTATCTTCTATGCTTGACTCTATACGAGCTAATCCAAAATCTATAATAACGAAGTTGTTTGCAGCTACAAAAAATGAGAAGACAAAACACCATCAACTATAAATGTAATATGAATTATAACAATCGATAAATAATGGCTGCGTACCGTCATATTTTTCAATGCTTAGTTCTTCGTTAACATTTTGTAAAAGTACATTCGAAGAAGTTAAATCTCCATGAATTATATTTTTGGAATGCAATTTAGCAATAAGTTTACCTAATTCTCGTGCTATAAATTTAGATAAATATTCAACATTTATGTTCTTTGAAATGTTTTTCTCTATAAAGTCTTTTAATACCACTGCATGCTCTATATATTCCATATAAATACATCGTCGTTCTAAATGTACGAAGTATATAGCTGGTGTTACTACCCCTTGAAAGGAAAATGGAAATAAGCATTTAAAGtcaaaaagaaataatactATTAATGTATTATTGTACCTGCGGCTTTAGCGCGAATCATAGCGCGGCATTCGGCTTTTATGCGATCTTTTGTAAGGCGAGTATCTAAATCTGTATgtctatatttctttttaaatcgctCTTTTATTAATGTCGGCTTTCCTAAATAAACACCCTTATATACACGAGCTTCGGCACCTTGAGCTATTAATTCGAACTCATGCATGATGTTTAGGATCTAAAATTTGTTTCCAAACATATAGATTTTGCAattacttacgataattttaattaatatatttgtatatatgtgTGCGATTCTTTATAGTAAGTCTTAATAATATGTCATATAAGGAAAGAGTaatttatgaataatttaatttggtttatgaaaaaagaaacagaatttgacgttcaaaaatatattaaaatataataacagAATATAAATGTCTTCTCCATTTCTATTACAATATATTTAGGCGTATACATACAGTTTTGAGTTAGAACTGATTTatcttataattttattttaatgtagTATTTTTGTAAGTCGCCAACtatgaaatattattatcatACAAAGGTCAACCTTTTCACAGAAGcttcaaaagaaaaatattcgtcaCGTTTAAAATGTTAGTCACAACTAGAGAAACAATGTACTACATTACGATTTGAAAATTACGCTATTAATACaacaatttcgttaaaaaaatatttaagtttTGTTGTTGATGCATCATCGACGCGTAAATAGGATGTTACCAGTTGTGAGAAAGGAAAGATGAAGTTGCTCGCGCTAGCAAGGGCAAGATGAGGGcgaaacgcgaatcgatcgttacCCGAGAGCGTCCTGCGCGCTAATCGCTATCCCAGCGCTAGTATTCGCCCGTACTTTGTTCTCATCGGATTGACAAGCTAATACTGTGTTTTCC includes these proteins:
- the Lrr gene encoding capping protein regulator and myosin 1 linker 1 leucine rich repeat protein isoform X6, with the translated sequence MIEALHTAIRNIFPTVPLNYIIRKIEVIPASRLQSIRGSELARSTEATRHTGPCGGFSTQYACMCDLHGVPYREEVAWDVDTIYLSHDTRELNLRDFDHLDQKDLVPIISALEYNTWFTKLRASHLKLSHEPLERLLHVMRRSLSIQELYLDNLGIKWDFAHKLSLALISNANTMLQTIDLSYNTIEDKGASSLCGIIAKLMQGGAHLSGPIGKLPKGLQKLNFAHCGLTGKGISQIAHALSLNRSMPTSLQYLNLSENSLKDDINNLCNFLAQPNSLTHLDLSGTDTTLECLFGALLRGCATNLVHLNVARNSFSSKKTKEIPPSFKQFFTATLSLKYLNISCCKLPLEALKHLLLGLACNESTVGLELDMSGNNLGSMGAHVLESCIHGVRCIASLDISDSNMDVDLAQVITAVGKNKSIKQLYMGRNTVSMKNKHIAIVMDALVQMLQEDDCVLQALHLPDSRLKSDLYNLINALGSNTCLHTIDISGNQIGDPGARLLAKALQINNHLRTIIYDKNNITLQGYADIVHALEKNCSVRHMPFPIYDLQPCMKTSAEKTEQLAKKIQDLLQRNVTPCKYSHGQAFRLQQGFLLSSTQQMVDRLVVQTQDTIKAIAAESCDANNDINYATGLIQDADNSKQLLPRLHEVLQRRDENNPIELKLHDMANELHKVVTVYLQDSLDAMVKCANEQCPTILSQTVVRGDESESIAVEDDLRNSCKEKNQISSEFIHTTITEQAGADIVNRVNELNLAVAAHVSDRITDEVIESLSRSYKNLIGDCDSKTRSSTPDVLRPSAGSMSSGSVIGVTSTVGVSTTLPIGRTSLASEEDCPPETYSLVNSIGQCSSDQSPMKLDYLNLATPHLSNKRKNLHGRKLRPKSVVDSVEGLSADDIPDLLPSLPKSQAEAISETEHSLTESLDSVSELPNTVGQQLQHLVKSRPRRTKTRAPTRPMLRPDQPVDGLALGEGLDVFFRPTTPTTPLISPTSDDSSLHTFPIDGSSNLSLTSHKSIPPDTDKKPGCNSPMLKTLLEPTPRSRSSDNLEKFSPLIGRRSQGDSPLTASPLARRNTTDNAQTHERIVAKSGSNKDTSSNSIVSTSADTSKRSTLPITGSGTNLRSLRDSDENVKMLQLTTAANSLDRDVSLATSVPKDYESRKSLTKKSTMEVDKSASQPLPSLKLRSTGFDLRSPTNNNSSTKNNSEASKSPVLKPLTKGNSSTNDGKSNGVLSKTKLTPPATAPKPRPWSMATDRKSGEFNLLSDGSSPNTSAGNTPDSGDALDESTDSGVSGPASLPPTLSTSSTASSLSNTSVEKRSVRELAASLNKSKTERKENEHTAPAAWRSVLQRSINQPDAKVTKVLRTVEENHTSYKFRRTSFLRDSNFNYNNDVVDV
- the Lrr gene encoding capping protein regulator and myosin 1 linker 1 leucine rich repeat protein isoform X2, which encodes MSTRSQLTKDLNESVKALLGKHVKILLKNVVKLETKQDKQENRVLVFSPCRLFLLTAKVPTRLDCHFHYLEITSIESKRANQLSLTVGERYYNFTTTGAGADTTEVDAMIEALHTAIRNIFPTVPLNYIIRKIEVIPASRLQSIRGSELARSTEATRHTGPCGGFSTQYACMCDLHGVPYREEVAWDVDTIYLSHDTRELNLRDFDHLDQKDLVPIISALEYNTWFTKLRASHLKLSHEPLERLLHVMRRSLSIQELYLDNLGIKWDFAHKLSLALISNANTMLQTIDLSYNTIEDKGASSLCGIIAKLMQGGAHLSGPIGKLPKGLQKLNFAHCGLTGKGISQIAHALSLNRSMPTSLQYLNLSENSLKDDINNLCNFLAQPNSLTHLDLSGTDTTLECLFGALLRGCATNLVHLNVARNSFSSKKTKEIPPSFKQFFTATLSLKYLNISCCKLPLEALKHLLLGLACNESTVGLELDMSGNNLGSMGAHVLESCIHGVRCIASLDISDSNMDVDLAQVITAVGKNKSIKQLYMGRNTVSMKNKHIAIVMDALVQMLQEDDCVLQALHLPDSRLKSDLYNLINALGSNTCLHTIDISGNQIGDPGARLLAKALQINNHLRTIIYDKNNITLQGYADIVHALEKNCSVRHMPFPIYDLQPCMKTSAEKTEQLAKKIQDLLQRNVTPCKYSHGQAFRLQQGFLLSSTQQMVDRLVVQTQDTIKAIAAESCDANNDINYATGLIQDADNSKQLLPRLHEVLQRRDENNPIELKLHDMANELHKVVTVYLQDSLDAMVKCANEQCPTILSQTVVRGDESESIAVEDDLRNSCKEKNQISSEFIHTTITEQAGADIVNRVNELNLAVAAHVSDRITDEVIESLSRSYKNLIGDCDSKTRSSTPDVLRPSAGSMSSGSVIGVTSTVGVSTTLPIGRTSLASEEDCPPETYSLVNSIGQCSSDQSPMATPHLSNKRKNLHGRKLRPKSVVDSVEGLSADDIPDLLPSLPKSQAEAISETEHSLTESLDSVSELPNTVGQQLQHLVKSRPRRTKTRAPTRPMLRPDQPVDGLALGEGLDVFFRPTTPTTPLISPTSDDSSLHTFPIDGSSNLSLTSHKSIPPDTDKKPGCNSPMLKTLLEPTPRSRSSDNLEKFSPLIGRRSQGDSPLTASPLARRNTTDNAQTHERIVAKSGSNKDTSSNSIVSTSADTSKRSTLPITGSGTNLRSLRDSDENVKMLQLTTAANSLDRDVSLATSVPKDYESRKSLTKKSTMEVDKSASQPLPSLKLRSTGFDLRSPTNNNSSTKNNSEASKSPVLKPLTKGNSSTNDGKSNGVLSKTKLTPPATAPKPRPWSMATDRKSGEFNLLSDGSSPNTSAGNTPDSGDALDESTDSGVSGPASLPPTLSTSSTASSLSNTSVEKRSVRELAASLNKSKTERKENEHTAPAAWRSVLQRSINQPDAKVTKVLRTVEENHTSYKFRRTSFLRDSNFNYNNDVVDV
- the Lrr gene encoding capping protein regulator and myosin 1 linker 1 leucine rich repeat protein isoform X1 encodes the protein MSTRSQLTKDLNESVKALLGKHVKILLKNVVKLETKQDKQENRVLVFSPCRLFLLTAKVPTRLDCHFHYLEITSIESKRANQLSLTVGERYYNFTTTGAGADTTEVDAMIEALHTAIRNIFPTVPLNYIIRKIEVIPASRLQSIRGSELARSTEATRHTGPCGGFSTQYACMCDLHGVPYREEVAWDVDTIYLSHDTRELNLRDFDHLDQKDLVPIISALEYNTWFTKLRASHLKLSHEPLERLLHVMRRSLSIQELYLDNLGIKWDFAHKLSLALISNANTMLQTIDLSYNTIEDKGASSLCGIIAKLMQGGAHLSGPIGKLPKGLQKLNFAHCGLTGKGISQIAHALSLNRSMPTSLQYLNLSENSLKDDINNLCNFLAQPNSLTHLDLSGTDTTLECLFGALLRGCATNLVHLNVARNSFSSKKTKEIPPSFKQFFTATLSLKYLNISCCKLPLEALKHLLLGLACNESTVGLELDMSGNNLGSMGAHVLESCIHGVRCIASLDISDSNMDVDLAQVITAVGKNKSIKQLYMGRNTVSMKNKHIAIVMDALVQMLQEDDCVLQALHLPDSRLKSDLYNLINALGSNTCLHTIDISGNQIGDPGARLLAKALQINNHLRTIIYDKNNITLQGYADIVHALEKNCSVRHMPFPIYDLQPCMKTSAEKTEQLAKKIQDLLQRNVTPCKYSHGQAFRLQQGFLLSSTQQMVDRLVVQTQDTIKAIAAESCDANNDINYATGLIQDADNSKQLLPRLHEVLQRRDENNPIELKLHDMANELHKVVTVYLQDSLDAMVKCANEQCPTILSQTVVRGDESESIAVEDDLRNSCKEKNQISSEFIHTTITEQAGADIVNRVNELNLAVAAHVSDRITDEVIESLSRSYKNLIGDCDSKTRSSTPDVLRPSAGSMSSGSVIGVTSTVGVSTTLPIGRTSLASEEDCPPETYSLVNSIGQCSSDQSPMKLDYLNLATPHLSNKRKNLHGRKLRPKSVVDSVEGLSADDIPDLLPSLPKSQAEAISETEHSLTESLDSVSELPNTVGQQLQHLVKSRPRRTKTRAPTRPMLRPDQPVDGLALGEGLDVFFRPTTPTTPLISPTSDDSSLHTFPIDGSSNLSLTSHKSIPPDTDKKPGCNSPMLKTLLEPTPRSRSSDNLEKFSPLIGRRSQGDSPLTASPLARRNTTDNAQTHERIVAKSGSNKDTSSNSIVSTSADTSKRSTLPITGSGTNLRSLRDSDENVKMLQLTTAANSLDRDVSLATSVPKDYESRKSLTKKSTMEVDKSASQPLPSLKLRSTGFDLRSPTNNNSSTKNNSEASKSPVLKPLTKGNSSTNDGKSNGVLSKTKLTPPATAPKPRPWSMATDRKSGEFNLLSDGSSPNTSAGNTPDSGDALDESTDSGVSGPASLPPTLSTSSTASSLSNTSVEKRSVRELAASLNKSKTERKENEHTAPAAWRSVLQRSINQPDAKVTKVLRTVEENHTSYKFRRTSFLRDSNFNYNNDVVDV